Proteins from a single region of Apium graveolens cultivar Ventura chromosome 7, ASM990537v1, whole genome shotgun sequence:
- the LOC141671134 gene encoding protein NARROW LEAF 1-like yields MERTRLDLRVHPSGSTPSEESALDLERNYCNHQYNPSPSQSPLQAFATGGQLSETSAAYFSWPTSSRLNDAAEDRANYFGNLQKGVLPETLGRLPTGQQATTLLEVMTIRAFHSKILRHFSLGTAIGFRIRQGFLTDIPAILVFVARKVHKKWLNHIQCLPTALEGPGGVWCDVDVVEFSYFGAPAATPKEQLYTELVDGLRGSDPYIGSGSQVASQETYGTLGAIVKSRTGNRQVGFLTNRHVAVDLDYPNQKMFHPLPPSLGPGVYLGAVERATSFITDDLWYGIFAGTNPETFVRADGAFIPFTEEFSISNVSTSVRGIGEIGDVNIIDLQSSINSIIGRQVVKVGRSSGLTTGTIMAYALEYNDEKGICFFTDFLVVGENQQTFDLEGDSGSLILLTSQIGEKPRPVGIIWGGTANRGRLKLKVGEPPENWTSGVDLGRLLDLLELDLITTNEGLQEALWQQRNVSAAGIDSTVGESSPTESKQLKQKMEESFEPLGLKIHIPMEGESNRQITPPLLHEEFHIESNGEAAPNVEHQFIPSFSGNFLMHQNNKQKSAELKSLAELSNRCEEISVSLNLGEPEPKKRKQCDSLLVNTDLN; encoded by the exons ATGGAAAGAACAAGACTGGATTTAAGAGTTCACCCTTCTGGATCCACGCCATCAGAGGAATCAGCTTTGGATTTGGAAAGAAACTACTGTAATCATCAATATAATCCTTCCCCAAGCCAATCACCGCTCCAAGCTTTTGCAACAGGTGGTCAGCTTTCTGAGACAAGCGCTGCCTATTTTTCGTGGCCAACTTCCAGCCGATTAAATGATGCAGCTGAGGATAGGGCAAATTACTTTGGAAACCTTCAGAAGGGTGTCTTGCCTGAGACTCTTGGGAGACTACCAACAGGACAGCAAGCTACCACTTTACTTGAAGTAATGACAATCAGAGCCTTCCATAGCAAAATCTTGCGACATTTTAGTCTTGGCACTGCAATTGGTTTTCGCATTCGGCAGGGGTTTTTGACAGATATACCAGCCATTCTTGTCTTTGTGGCTAGGAAAGTTCATAAGAAATGGCTTAACCATATTCAATGTTTACCAACTGCTTTAGAG GGACCTGGAGGTGTGTGGTGTGATGTAGATGTTGTTGAGTTCTCTTACTTTGGTGCACCTGCTGCGACTCCCAAAGAACAGTTGTATACAGAGCTCGTAGATGGCTTGCGCGGAAGTGATCCATACATTGGCTCTGGTTCCCAG GTTGCTAGCCAGGAGACATATGGAACCTTAGGTGCTATTGTGAAAAGCCGAACAGGAAATCGCCAGGTTGGTTTCCTCACTAATCGACATGTTGCAGTAGACTTGGATTACCCAAACCAAAAGATGTTTCATCCTTTGCCCCCAAGCCTTGGACCTGGGGTGTATCTTGGTGCAGTGGAGAGGGCAACCTCATTCATAACAGATGATCTTTGGTATGGAATCTTTGCTGGAACAAACCCAG AAACTTTTGTTCGAGCAGATGGAGCATTCATTCCTTTTACCGAAGAATTTAGTATCTCCAATGTATCTACATCTGTGAGGGGCATAGGCGAGATTGGAGATGTCAATATCATAGACTTGCAGTCCTCAATCAACAGTATTATTGGCAGACAAGTGGTCAAAGTTGGAAGAAGTTCTGGCTTGACTACTGGAACAATAATGGCATATGCATTAGAGTACAATGACGAGAAAGGAATTTGTTTCTTTACTGATTTTCTTGTCGTAGGTGAGAACCAACAAACCTTTGACCTTGAAGGTGACAGCGGTAGCTTGATTCTTTTAACAAGTCAAATCGGAGAGAAACCACGCCCTGTTGGAATCATATGGGGTGGAACTGCTAATCGTGGGCGGTTAAAACTAAAAGTTGGTGAACCCCCAGAGAATTGGACCAGCGGAGTTGATCTAGGACGCCTTCTGGATCTCCTCGAACTTGATCTCATCACAACTAATGAGGGTCTCCAAG AGGCGCTGTGGCAGCAACGCAATGTTTCAGCAGCAGGAATCGATTCAACTGTTGGAGAGTCATCTCCGACCGAGTCCAAGCAACTAAAGCAAAAGATGGAAGAGAGTTTTGAGCCTCTTGGCCTTAAGATACATATTCCTATGGAAGGAGAGTCCAATCGGCAGATCACTCCACCTCTACTACATGAAGAATTTCATATTGAAAGTAATGGTGAAGCAGCTCCTAATGTTGAACACCAGTTCATTCCAAGTTTTTCCGGGAATTTTCTGATGCATCAAAACAATAAACAGAAAAGTGCGGAATTAAAAAGTCTTGCTGAATTGAGCAATAGGTGTGAAGAGATTTCCGTTTCTCTTAATTTAGGTGAGCCAGaaccgaagaaaagaaagcaaTGTGATTCTTTATTGGTCAACACAGATctgaattaa